In Ancalomicrobiaceae bacterium S20, the following proteins share a genomic window:
- a CDS encoding phosphopentomutase — protein sequence MARAFFLIMDSFGIGGAADAAAYGDAGSTTLGHIAEACATGAGDRPGLRAGPLSLPTLDGLGLGRAAEAASGALPKGLAGGEPSGLWAHASEVSKGKDTPSGHWELAGVPVPFDWGYFPHTVPTFPRELTEALIHEAKLPGILGDKHASGTEIIAELGEEHIRSGKPICYTSADSVLQIAAHEAHFGLERLYALCLIARKLVDPLGIGRVIARPFVGETAATFERTGNRRDYAVPPPEPTLLDRTKAAGRGVHAIGKISDIFAAQGVTRKIPASGNQALFEATLAAQREAADGDLVITNFVDFDMLYGHRRDVPGYAAALEAFDRRLPEFVRAMRPGDLAVITADHGCDPTWPGTDHTREQVPVLAFGPGVPARDAGGCRFADVGETIAAHLGLAPGRHGKSLI from the coding sequence ATGGCACGCGCCTTCTTCCTGATCATGGACTCCTTCGGCATCGGCGGCGCGGCCGACGCGGCCGCCTATGGCGATGCCGGCTCGACGACGCTCGGCCATATCGCCGAAGCCTGCGCGACGGGCGCGGGCGACAGGCCGGGCCTGCGCGCTGGTCCGCTCAGCCTGCCGACCCTCGACGGCCTCGGTCTCGGCCGCGCCGCCGAGGCCGCCTCGGGTGCCCTGCCGAAGGGCCTCGCCGGCGGCGAGCCGAGCGGGCTCTGGGCCCATGCGAGCGAGGTCTCCAAGGGCAAGGACACGCCGTCCGGTCATTGGGAACTCGCCGGCGTGCCGGTGCCGTTCGACTGGGGTTATTTCCCGCACACCGTGCCGACCTTCCCTCGTGAACTGACCGAGGCGCTGATCCACGAGGCCAAGCTGCCCGGCATCCTCGGCGACAAGCATGCCTCCGGCACCGAGATCATCGCAGAGCTCGGTGAAGAGCACATCCGCTCGGGCAAGCCGATCTGCTACACCTCGGCCGACAGCGTGCTGCAGATCGCCGCCCACGAAGCCCATTTCGGCCTCGAGCGGCTCTACGCGCTCTGCCTGATCGCGCGGAAGCTGGTCGATCCGCTCGGTATCGGCCGCGTCATCGCGCGCCCCTTCGTCGGCGAGACCGCGGCGACCTTCGAGCGCACCGGCAACCGCCGCGACTACGCCGTGCCGCCGCCGGAACCGACGTTGCTCGACCGGACCAAGGCCGCGGGCCGTGGTGTTCATGCGATCGGCAAGATCTCCGACATCTTCGCCGCCCAGGGCGTGACCCGGAAGATCCCGGCGTCGGGGAACCAGGCGCTGTTCGAGGCGACGCTGGCGGCGCAGCGCGAGGCCGCCGATGGCGATCTGGTGATCACCAACTTCGTCGATTTCGACATGCTCTACGGCCACCGCCGCGACGTGCCGGGCTATGCGGCCGCGCTCGAGGCCTTCGATCGGCGCTTGCCGGAGTTCGTCCGGGCGATGCGGCCCGGCGATCTGGCGGTCATCACCGCCGATCACGGCTGCGACCCGACCTGGCCCGGCACCGATCACACGCGCGAGCAGGTGCCGGTGCTGGCGTTCGGCCCCGGCGTTCCCGCCCGCGACGCTGGCGGCTGCCGCTTTGCCGATGTCGGCGAGACCATCGCCGCCCATCTCGGCCTCGCGCCCGGCCGGCATGGCAAGAGCCTGATCTGA
- the deoA gene encoding thymidine phosphorylase translates to MLPQEIIRKKREGGTLDEAEIAFMVEGLTKGTVTEGQVAAFAMAVFFRGMALSERVALTRAMRDSGTVLAWDLPGPVLDKHSSGGVGDNVSLMLAPMVAACGGYVPMISGRGLGHTGGTLDKLDAIPGYRTQPDNALFATVVREVGCAIIGQTADLAPADKRFYAIRDVTATVESIDLITASILSKKLAAGLEGLVLDVKWGTGAFMATFEEAKALAESLHAVANGAGLKTHALITDMNEPLADAAGNAVEVAHAIDFLTRRVRSPRVEAVTVALGAEMLLIGGLVTTLEEAEAKLIRSLDDGSAAEVFARMVSALGGPADLLDRPQAHLKAAPVTKPVFAAASGLVEAIDTRAIGVAVVELGGGRAKAADTIDHAVGFTELVGSGDDIGPHRPLGLVHAASEAAADRAAAALRRAYMIGTEAPAMRAAIALRIGT, encoded by the coding sequence ATGCTGCCGCAGGAAATCATCCGCAAGAAGCGCGAGGGCGGCACCCTCGACGAGGCCGAGATCGCCTTCATGGTCGAGGGCCTGACCAAGGGCACCGTCACCGAGGGCCAGGTCGCGGCCTTCGCGATGGCAGTGTTCTTCCGCGGCATGGCGCTGTCGGAGCGCGTCGCGCTGACCAGGGCCATGCGCGATTCCGGCACGGTGCTCGCCTGGGATCTGCCCGGCCCGGTGCTCGACAAGCATTCCTCGGGCGGTGTCGGCGACAACGTCTCGCTGATGCTCGCCCCGATGGTCGCGGCCTGCGGCGGCTACGTGCCGATGATCTCCGGCCGCGGCCTCGGCCACACCGGCGGAACGCTGGACAAGCTCGATGCGATCCCCGGCTATCGCACCCAGCCGGACAATGCGCTGTTCGCAACGGTCGTGCGCGAGGTCGGCTGCGCGATCATCGGCCAGACGGCCGATCTCGCCCCGGCCGACAAGCGCTTCTATGCGATCCGCGACGTGACCGCGACGGTCGAGAGTATCGACCTGATCACCGCCTCGATCCTGTCCAAGAAGCTCGCCGCCGGTCTCGAGGGCCTCGTGCTCGACGTGAAATGGGGCACGGGCGCCTTCATGGCGACCTTCGAGGAGGCCAAGGCGCTGGCCGAGAGCCTGCACGCGGTCGCCAATGGCGCCGGCCTGAAGACCCACGCTCTGATCACCGACATGAACGAGCCGCTGGCGGATGCCGCCGGCAATGCGGTCGAGGTCGCCCATGCGATCGACTTCCTGACCCGCCGCGTCCGCAGCCCGCGCGTCGAGGCGGTCACGGTGGCGCTCGGTGCCGAGATGCTGCTGATCGGCGGCCTCGTCACCACGCTCGAAGAAGCCGAGGCCAAGCTGATCCGCAGCCTCGACGACGGTAGCGCGGCCGAGGTCTTCGCCCGCATGGTCTCAGCGCTCGGCGGTCCGGCCGATCTGCTCGACCGCCCGCAGGCGCATCTGAAGGCCGCGCCGGTGACCAAGCCTGTGTTCGCGGCGGCGTCCGGTCTCGTCGAGGCGATCGACACGCGGGCGATCGGCGTCGCGGTGGTCGAGCTCGGCGGCGGCCGGGCCAAGGCCGCCGACACGATCGATCATGCGGTCGGCTTCACCGAACTCGTCGGCAGCGGCGACGACATCGGCCCGCATCGGCCGCTGGGTCTGGTCCACGCCGCCTCCGAAGCCGCCGCCGACCGGGCTGCGGCGGCGCTCCGGCGTGCCTATATGATCGGCACCGAGGCTCCGGCGATGCGCGCGGCGATCGCGCTGCGGATCGGGACCTGA
- the deoC gene encoding deoxyribose-phosphate aldolase → MTDLSSVARRALPLLDLTDLSDGCTDAAIDALCARAETPVGNVAAVCVFPAFVARAKKTLAGTGIAVATVVNFPAGGDDTVAVEAETDKALADGADEIDLVMPYRAFLAGRPGFAETQIVRVKRRLGAAHKLKVILETGRLVEPAAIRAASDLALGAGADFIKTSTGKVDVNATPAAAEIMLTAIRDSGRPAGFKAAGGIRTAADAAVYLDLADRILGPDWASARTFRFGASGLLDDLLAQLGHGAAAKPSAY, encoded by the coding sequence ATGACCGATCTCTCCTCCGTCGCCCGCCGGGCGCTGCCGCTGCTCGATCTGACCGACCTCTCCGACGGCTGCACCGATGCCGCCATCGATGCGCTCTGCGCCCGGGCCGAGACGCCGGTCGGCAATGTCGCGGCGGTGTGCGTCTTTCCGGCTTTCGTGGCCCGCGCCAAGAAGACCCTCGCCGGCACGGGCATCGCCGTCGCCACGGTGGTCAACTTTCCGGCCGGCGGCGACGACACCGTCGCGGTCGAGGCCGAGACCGACAAGGCGCTCGCCGACGGCGCCGACGAGATCGACCTCGTGATGCCCTACCGCGCCTTTCTCGCCGGCCGGCCGGGCTTCGCCGAGACCCAGATCGTCCGCGTCAAGCGCCGCCTCGGCGCCGCGCACAAGCTGAAGGTCATCCTGGAGACCGGCCGCCTCGTCGAGCCCGCCGCGATCCGTGCCGCGTCCGACCTCGCGCTCGGCGCCGGCGCCGACTTCATCAAGACATCGACGGGCAAGGTCGACGTCAATGCCACGCCGGCCGCCGCCGAGATCATGCTGACCGCGATCCGCGACAGCGGCCGGCCGGCTGGCTTCAAGGCCGCGGGCGGCATTCGCACCGCGGCGGACGCGGCCGTCTATCTCGATCTCGCCGATCGGATCCTCGGACCCGATTGGGCCTCGGCCCGCACGTTCCGCTTCGGCGCGAGCGGCCTGCTCGACGATCTCCTCGCGCAGCTCGGTCACGGCGCTGCCGCGAAACCCTCCGCCTACTGA
- a CDS encoding purine-nucleoside phosphorylase translates to MNANQTAAIVREWAPGLTPKLGIVLGSGLGALADDVAGAVRLPYADLPGFPRSGVSSHRGELVLGHIGEVPVAVFAGRAHYYERGNPREMAVAIATLKALGADTLVLTNAAGSLREDVGPGSVMLITDHIAWSGMNPLIGVEDDSRFLDMVTAYDRGLQDAARAVAIDTGVPLAEGVYMWFSGPSFETPAEIRMARLIGADAVGMSTVPEVILARHVGLRVAALSMITNLGAGMTGLPLSHDETKAVAAEGSERMRLMVTRLVARIGAGA, encoded by the coding sequence TTGAATGCCAACCAGACCGCCGCCATCGTGCGCGAATGGGCGCCGGGCCTGACGCCGAAGCTCGGCATCGTGCTCGGCTCCGGCCTCGGCGCACTCGCCGACGATGTCGCGGGCGCCGTGCGGCTCCCCTATGCCGACCTGCCCGGCTTCCCGCGCTCCGGCGTCTCGTCACACCGCGGCGAGCTGGTGCTCGGCCACATCGGCGAGGTGCCGGTCGCGGTCTTTGCCGGCCGCGCGCATTACTACGAGCGCGGCAATCCGCGCGAGATGGCGGTCGCGATCGCGACCTTGAAGGCGCTGGGCGCCGATACGCTGGTGCTGACCAACGCCGCCGGCTCGCTCAGGGAGGACGTCGGCCCCGGCTCCGTGATGCTGATCACCGACCACATCGCCTGGTCCGGCATGAACCCGCTGATCGGCGTCGAGGACGACAGCCGCTTCCTCGACATGGTCACGGCCTACGACCGCGGGCTGCAGGATGCGGCGCGCGCGGTGGCGATCGACACCGGCGTGCCGCTCGCCGAGGGCGTCTACATGTGGTTCTCCGGCCCGTCCTTCGAGACGCCGGCCGAGATCCGCATGGCGCGCCTCATCGGCGCCGACGCGGTCGGCATGTCGACGGTGCCCGAGGTGATCCTCGCCCGCCACGTCGGCCTGCGCGTCGCCGCCCTGTCGATGATCACCAACCTCGGCGCCGGCATGACCGGCCTGCCGTTGTCGCACGACGAGACCAAGGCGGTCGCCGCCGAAGGTTCCGAGCGCATGCGCCTGATGGTGACGCGGCTCGTCGCCCGGATCGGGGCAGGGGCGTGA
- a CDS encoding cytidine deaminase, with protein sequence MPMSATATPVPALASVDTSLAALFEAAKTAREKAYAPYSRFLVGAAILDGQGGVHVGCNVENAAYPEGTCAEAGAIAAMIIAGAREIAEIAIVGGREGRPLELCPPCGGCRQKIREFAGPDARIHLLATDGSVQTLSREALLPHSFGPDNLGDAP encoded by the coding sequence ATGCCCATGTCGGCTACCGCCACCCCTGTTCCGGCCCTCGCGTCGGTCGATACATCGCTCGCCGCCCTGTTCGAGGCAGCGAAGACGGCGCGCGAAAAAGCCTACGCGCCCTATTCGCGCTTCCTGGTCGGAGCGGCGATCCTAGACGGGCAGGGCGGCGTCCATGTCGGCTGCAACGTCGAGAACGCCGCCTATCCCGAGGGTACCTGCGCCGAGGCCGGCGCGATCGCGGCGATGATCATCGCCGGCGCCCGCGAGATCGCCGAGATCGCGATCGTCGGTGGTCGGGAGGGGCGCCCGCTCGAACTCTGCCCGCCCTGCGGCGGTTGCCGGCAGAAGATCCGTGAGTTCGCCGGCCCTGATGCACGGATCCATCTCTTGGCCACCGATGGTTCGGTGCAGACGCTCTCCCGCGAGGCCCTGCTGCCGCATTCCTTCGGTCCCGACAACCTCGGAGACGCGCCTTGA
- a CDS encoding ABC transporter permease, translating to MSAEFLDALISVLGSSIRLAVPLLFACLAGLWSERSGVVDIGLEGKMLFAAFAAGTAASLLHSPWAGLGAGILVAIALSLVHGFAAITQRGNQIVSGVAINFLAAGMTVLLGQAWFHEGGRTPQLANTERFLSIELPGAGAFRDTALGHVYAEVISGHNILVYLAFVCVPLTAWVLFRTRFGLRLRAVGDNPHAVDTAGVSVAGLRYAAVVVCGVLCGCAGTYLAVAQSAGFIRDMTAGKGFIALAALVFSKWRPVPAMFTCLLFGFLDALASRLQGTPLPGIGVVSVQVFQALPYALTVVLLVGLIGRAVPPKASGIPYTKDR from the coding sequence ATGAGCGCCGAATTCCTCGATGCGCTGATCTCGGTGCTCGGCTCCTCGATTAGGCTCGCCGTGCCGCTGCTGTTCGCCTGCCTCGCCGGCCTGTGGTCCGAACGCTCGGGCGTGGTCGACATCGGCCTCGAGGGCAAGATGCTGTTCGCGGCCTTCGCGGCGGGAACCGCGGCCTCACTCCTGCACTCGCCCTGGGCCGGGCTCGGCGCCGGCATCCTGGTCGCGATCGCCCTGTCGCTGGTGCACGGCTTCGCCGCGATCACCCAGCGCGGCAACCAGATCGTCTCGGGCGTGGCGATCAACTTCCTCGCCGCCGGCATGACCGTGCTGCTCGGTCAGGCCTGGTTCCACGAGGGCGGCCGCACGCCGCAGCTCGCCAACACCGAGCGCTTCCTGTCGATCGAACTGCCCGGCGCCGGGGCGTTCCGCGACACCGCGCTCGGCCACGTCTACGCCGAGGTGATCTCGGGCCACAACATCCTGGTCTACCTCGCCTTCGTCTGCGTGCCGCTGACCGCCTGGGTTCTGTTCCGCACCCGGTTCGGGCTCAGGCTCCGGGCCGTCGGCGACAATCCGCACGCGGTCGACACGGCCGGCGTCTCGGTCGCGGGCCTGCGCTATGCGGCAGTCGTCGTCTGCGGCGTGCTGTGCGGCTGTGCCGGCACCTATCTGGCGGTCGCGCAATCGGCCGGCTTCATCCGCGACATGACCGCCGGCAAGGGCTTCATCGCGCTCGCCGCGCTGGTGTTCTCCAAGTGGCGGCCGGTGCCGGCCATGTTCACCTGCCTGCTGTTCGGCTTCCTCGATGCGCTGGCGAGCCGGCTGCAGGGCACGCCGCTGCCCGGCATCGGCGTCGTCTCGGTCCAGGTGTTCCAGGCGCTGCCCTATGCCTTGACGGTCGTGCTGCTGGTCGGCCTGATCGGTCGCGCCGTGCCGCCGAAGGCCTCCGGCATCCCCTATACGAAGGATCGGTGA
- a CDS encoding ABC transporter permease — protein sequence MSTPRRALPPLVDYGLLPLLNLTAAFLVAGLVVLVIGEDPIGTVKIMLSGSLGYAEGIGFTLYYTTNFIFTGLAVAVAFHAGLFNIGAEGQATVAGIVVAALCLTFDGAPWWLVFPFALAGGMLGGAAWAFVPAWAQARRGSHIVITTIMFNFLAATLIVYLLVNVMGKPGAMSPETRTFAEATRLPLLRDLVAPLGWDLGQSPLNPMIFVAIVAVAVVWVLIWHTRLGYEIRTVGFNPTAAAYAGIDAGHVVIAAMLISGALAGLVAVNEVMGVQSRLVLEFVGGAGFVGIAVALMGRSHPFGVVLASLLFGVLYQGGAELAFEKPKITRDMIVVIQALVILFMGALEHMFRPALERIFARSGEGGR from the coding sequence ATGAGCACACCGCGCCGCGCCCTGCCGCCGCTGGTCGACTATGGCCTGCTGCCGCTTTTGAACCTGACCGCTGCGTTTCTGGTCGCCGGCCTCGTCGTGCTGGTGATCGGCGAGGATCCGATCGGCACCGTGAAGATCATGCTCTCCGGCAGCCTCGGCTATGCCGAGGGCATCGGCTTCACGCTCTACTACACGACCAACTTCATCTTCACCGGCCTTGCGGTCGCAGTCGCCTTCCATGCCGGCCTGTTCAACATCGGCGCCGAGGGACAGGCGACGGTCGCGGGCATCGTGGTCGCGGCGCTGTGCCTGACCTTCGACGGCGCGCCGTGGTGGCTAGTGTTCCCGTTCGCGCTTGCCGGCGGCATGCTCGGCGGCGCGGCCTGGGCCTTCGTGCCCGCCTGGGCGCAGGCCCGGCGCGGCAGCCACATCGTCATCACGACGATCATGTTCAATTTCCTCGCCGCGACGCTGATCGTCTATCTGCTCGTCAACGTGATGGGCAAACCCGGCGCCATGTCGCCGGAGACGCGCACCTTCGCCGAGGCGACCCGCCTGCCGCTCTTGCGCGACCTCGTCGCGCCGCTCGGCTGGGATCTCGGCCAGTCGCCGCTCAATCCGATGATCTTCGTGGCGATCGTCGCGGTCGCGGTGGTCTGGGTGCTGATCTGGCACACGCGCCTCGGCTACGAGATCCGCACCGTCGGCTTCAACCCGACCGCCGCGGCCTATGCCGGCATCGACGCCGGCCATGTCGTGATCGCCGCCATGCTGATCTCCGGCGCGCTCGCCGGTCTGGTCGCGGTCAACGAGGTGATGGGCGTGCAGAGCCGGCTGGTGCTCGAGTTCGTCGGCGGTGCCGGCTTCGTCGGCATCGCGGTCGCGCTGATGGGGCGCTCGCACCCGTTCGGCGTCGTGCTGGCGAGCCTGCTGTTCGGGGTGCTCTATCAGGGCGGCGCCGAACTCGCCTTCGAGAAGCCCAAGATCACCCGCGACATGATCGTGGTGATCCAGGCCTTGGTGATCCTGTTCATGGGGGCGCTCGAACACATGTTCCGCCCGGCGCTGGAACGGATCTTCGCGAGAAGCGGGGAGGGGGGACGATGA